From the genome of Podospora pseudoanserina strain CBS 124.78 chromosome 7 map unlocalized CBS124.78p_7.2, whole genome shotgun sequence, one region includes:
- a CDS encoding uncharacterized protein (COG:E; MEROPS:MER0001733; EggNog:ENOG503NUNG) gives MLQSGLRVLASTIRSSKARLPFTFPTRRFDNRDIAVAMDYNKILQGKYPAKQHAKRVSDYIRDKIPNATGVLYLEGRATKMIEDNDSEEHFRQRRYFYYLTGCPLADSYVIHDMDSSKTTLFIPPVDPESVIWSGLPVSTEEALSNWDVDEVKYTNEINATLAHVGASKDNATLYAIPHQVSEKVTFLEFDHKNFSILKEAIEVTRVVKDEYEIAMIGKANQISSRAHELVMKKVKHVKNERELEAVFLAECISNGARDQAYHSIVAAGRAAATLHYVANNAPLDGKLNLLLDAGGEWNCYASDITRTFPINGKFTTESRAIYDIVLKMQLECIAALKEGVVWDDVHTLAHKIAIDGLLELGILKGDKEAILESRTSVAFFPHGLGHYLGMDTHDTGGNANYADKDTMFRYLRVRGTLPAGSVITVEPGLYFCNFIIEPFLNDPKHSQYINRPVLDRYWDVGGVRIEDNIVITKTGTQNLTTAIKDPDEMERLIASS, from the exons ATGCTACAGTCAGGCCTCCGAGTTCTGGCCTCGACGATAAGAAGTTCGAAAGCACGTCTCCCGTTCACGTTTCCGACACGCCGTTTCGACAACCGTGACATCGCCGTCGCGATGGACTACAATAAGATCCTGCAGGGGAAATACCCCGCGAAGCAGCACGCGAAGCGCGTGAGCGACTACATTCGCGACAAAATTCCGAACGCTACAGGTGTATTGTACCTCGAGGGCCGTGCCACCAAGATGATTGAAGACAACGATAGCGAGGAGCACTTCCGACAGCGTCGCTATTTCTACTACCTCACCGGATGCCCCCTTGCCGATTCATACGTCATCCATGACATGGACTCGTCCAAGACAACACTATTCATCCCACCCGTTGATCCCGAAAGCGTCATTTGGTCTGGTCTTCCTGTCTCCACCGAGGAGGCCCTCAGCAACTGGGACGTGGACGAAGTCAAATACACAAACGAAATCAACGCAACACTTGCCCATGTCGGTGCCTCCAAAGACAACGCCACGCTTTATGCCATCCCCCACCAAGTCTCCGAGAAGGTCACCTTTCTCGAGTTTGACCACAAAAACTTTTCCATTTTGAAGGAGGCCATTGAGGTCACCCGTGTGGTCAAGGACGAGTACGAGATTGCCATGATCGGCAAAGCCAACCAGATAAGCAGCAGGGCCCATGAGTTGGTCATGAAGAAGGTCAAGCACGTCAAGAATGAGCGCGAGCTCGAAGCCGTGTTCCTAGCAGAGTGCATCTCCAATGGGGCCCGTGATCAGGCATATCACAGCATCGTTGCCGCTGGTCGGGCTGCTGCGACGCTCCATTACGTTGCCAACAATGCCCCCTTGGATGGCAAACTGAACCTCTTGTTGGATGCCGGCGGCGAGTGGAATTGCTATGCTTCCGATATCACGAGAACATTTCCCATTAATGGCAAATTCACCACGGAGAGCAGGGCCATCTACGACATCGTCCTCAAAATGCAGCTTGAATGCATTGCTGCACTGAAGGAAGGTGTTGTGTGGGATGATGTCCACACCTTGGCCCACAAGATTGCCATTGATGGGCTGTTGGAGCTTGGCATCTTGAAAGGTGACAAGGAGGCCATCCTGGAGAGCCGTACAAGtgtcgccttcttcccccatGGGCTGGGACACTATCTCGGCATGGACACACACGATACTGGCGGCAATGCCAACTATGCCGACAAGGACACCATGTTCCGCTACCTCAGGGTGAGAGGGACTCTACCGGCCGGAAGTGTCATCACGGTTGAGCCGGGTCTTTACTTCTGTAACTTCATCATCGAACCCTTCCTCAATGACCCCAAGCACTCTCAGTACATTAACCGTCCAGTTCTGGACAGGTATTGGGATGTGGGCGGTGTACG CATCGAGGACAATatcgtcatcaccaagacgGGGACACAAAATCTTACCACAGCCATCAAGGATCCTGATGAAATGGAGAGACTGATTGCGTCCAGTTAG
- a CDS encoding uncharacterized protein (EggNog:ENOG503NWJG; COG:S), producing MSQIATMPHDLEAAPLLPPPTAPKPPPSMKSAFVLPSATRFLADFTLGFADGLTVPFALTAGLSSLGSSDTVIYAGAAEICAGSLSMGIGGFLAAKGEWSQSQVQIPAQSALVDQFDADVEIDTETETIVSGYHDTENDDLLEGYLAPLELSPKLQDEIRSHVAKCPGILRELEQQQRRYRSRHGCLETGSLSEKEVEAKRAAPSPILVGLSVSLGYLLGGLLPLFPYFFVEHVQEGLRWSFAVCLLALFLFGLLKDYFLNSQQSKDQTGAGWIGTSGQKKHRIVLGMKWLDLKRSLWEGIQMSLMGGIAAIAAVLCVKFFEGMGV from the exons ATGTCTCAAATTG CAACCATGCCGCATGACCTTGAGGCTGcgcccctccttcctccgccAACAGCTCCCAAGCCGCCACCAAGCATGAAATCAGCCTTCGTTCTCCCTTCAGCAACACGTTTCTTAGCAGATTTCACCCTCGGGTTTGCGGATGGGCTCACCGTCCCTTTTGCTCTGACTGCTGGTCTTTCCAGTCTGGGAAGCTCTGATACTGTCATCTATGCTGGCGCCGCCGAGATTTGCGCCGGCAGTCTTAGCATGGGCATCGGTGGCTTCCTCGCAGCAAAGGGTGAATGGTCTCAATCACAAGTACAGATACCAGCCCAATCAGCCCTAGTAGATCAATTCGATGCCGACGTAGAGATCGACACCGAAACCGAAACCATCGTCTCAGGCTATCACGACACCGAGAACGATGATTTATTAGAGGGATACTTAGCGCCTCTGGAGCTCTCGCCGAAACTACAAGATGAGATCAGGTCGCATGTGGCCAAATGCCCCGGCATTTTGAGGGAGTtggaacagcagcaaaggCGATATCGGAGTCGCCATGGTTGCTTAGAAACAGGCAGCTTGAGTGAGAAGGAAGTCGAAGCAAAGAGAGCTGCACCATCGCCCATCCTCGTGGGACTTTCAGTGTCACTGGGGTATCTTTTAGGCGGGCTGCTACCATTGTTCCCCTATTTCTTTGTGGAACATGTGCAGGAGGGCCTCAGGTGGAGTTTTGCGGTTTGCCTGCTAGCGCTGTTCCTATTTGGCCTTTTGAAAGATTATTTCCTCAATAGTCAGCAATCAAAGGACCAGACTGGGGCCGGGTGGATCGGGACAAGCGGACAGAAAAAGCACAGGATAGTTCTGGGAATGAAGTGGTTGGATCTGAAAAGAAGCTTGTGGGAGGGAATCCAAATGTCCCTCATGGGTGGCATTGCCGCAATCGCGGCTGTGTTATGCGTCAAGTTTTTTGAAGGTATGGGCGTTTAG
- a CDS encoding uncharacterized protein (EggNog:ENOG503PHQY), with amino-acid sequence MVLPTEEPPPPPAPAAAPAATLPPAPSSGTLSPGQLGALLGSVLGFAFLVLGLCCCLSCHRRRQRQERVIVYDTGSDNSESEREVTREYYTSTRDWNRLRGPGGLGFANAEGMMGDAGGMATRTNVGFTTVPPPVRFPPTPRYTPYRQSRWPQISGVRRFP; translated from the coding sequence ATGGTTCTGCCAACCGAGGagccccccccaccccccgctcctgctgctgcccctgctGCCACTCTCCCACCGGCGCCATCTTCGGGCACTCTTTCCCCTGGACAACTGGGCGCTTTGCTTGGGTCAGTCTTGGGTTTTGCTTTTCTGGTTCTGGGCCTATGCTGTTGTCTTTCCTGTCATCGTCGACGCCAACGGCAGGAGCGTGTCATTGTTTATGACACAGGCAGCGACAACAGTGAGAGTGAACGCGAAGTCACAAGGGAATATTATACCTCGACACGGGACTGGAACCGACTGAGGGGCCCAGGAGGCCTCGGATTTGCGAACGCTGAAGGCATGATGGGCGATGCAGGAGGCATGGCAACCCGAACCAATGTTGGCTTTACCACGGTCCCACCGCCTGTCAGATTTCCGCCCACACCGAGGTATACTCCTTATCGGCAATCCAGATGGCCACAAATCAGCGGAGTGAGGAGGTTTCCATGA
- a CDS encoding uncharacterized protein (EggNog:ENOG503P287; COG:S): MTDCDKSADASHEAGSDTSAVPSPPPPPVPSADPNLRFIPSPESDASPTLAAQVDDIYKIAPVAALRMLSAGIEALVNMTGDIPPTPPPRSPTMPHMRGMEAEKKSIVRSNSDKNLARLAQQRSAANSPRPSPRPGRSPLHSDAKAASVPVPDGAQSIDGVQLRAPYPTQASRAEQPLAPYIVVGENSQPLNLQHSAITRKFYSRLPPPISITEYLLRIHRFCPMSTAVYLATSLYIHRLAVLERAIAITKRNAHRLLLAGLRVAMKALEDLSYAHGKVAKVGGVSEAELARLEISFCFLTGFELVVTYESLSKHWEMLRRGTDCWNLHDELMEEDMTVLQFAKPPKPRREHAVST, from the coding sequence ATGACAGACTGCGACAAATCGGCCGATGCCTCTCACGAAGCCGGCAGCGACACCAGTGCCGTCCCatctccgccaccaccgcctgtTCCCTCAGCCGACCCCAACTTGCGCTTCATCCCGAGCCCAGAAAGCGATGCCTCGCCTACTCTTGCCGCACAGGTCGACGATATCTACAAAATTGCGCCCGTCGCTGCTCTCAGAATGCTCAGCGCGGGCATCGAGGCGCTCGTGAATATGACGGGAGACATCCCGCCCACGCCACCACCGAGAAGCCCCACCATGCCGCACATGCGAGGTATGGaagcagagaagaagagtaTCGTGCGGTCCAATTCAGACAAGAATTTGGCCCGTCTTGCTCAGCAACGAAGCGCAGCAAACTCTCCACGGCCCTCCCCCCGGCCCGGTCGGTCTCCGCTGCATTCGGACGCGAAGGCCGCGTCCGTTCCCGTACCCGACGGTGCCCAATCCATCGACGGCGTCCAGCTGCGGGCGCCTTACCCGACACAGGCGTCAAGAGCAGAACAGCCCCTTGCTCCATATATTGTCGTTGGTGAGAACTCGCAGCCGCTCAATCTCCAACATAGCGCCATCACTCGCAAGTTTTACTCTCGCCTCCCGCCACCGATATCTATTACCGAGTATCTCCTCCGAATACACCGTTTCTGCCCCATGTCTACCGCCGTCTATCTAGCCACATCCTTATACATACATCGTTTGGCCGTGCTGGAGCGAGCCATTGCCATAACTAAGAGGAATGCTCATCGTCTGTTGCTAGCGGGATTGAGAGTGGCCATGAAGGCCCTGGAGGACTTGAGCTACGCACACGGAAAAGTGGCAAAGGTCGGTGGTGTCAGTGAAGCAGAATTGGCGAGGCTGGAAATCAGCTTCTGCTTTCTTACGGGGTTCGAGTTGGTTGTGACCTATGAGTCGTTGAGCAAACATTGGGAGATGCTCAGAAGAGGAACCGACTGCTGGAATCTGCATGATgagttgatggaggaggacatgACGGTTTTGCAATTTGCAAAGCCGCCAaagccgaggagggagcacGCTGTGTCAACTTGA
- a CDS encoding uncharacterized protein (EggNog:ENOG503NX5W; COG:E; COG:H), whose product MPPLLRATPRQRAFQAFPAARSGVSVTRLGYCRFASSSQKSVHGTTTSRRTCTPSVNRQRSALISSSLSWNIQQKWSSTVAIDPKMYTTSFAFFEALWDAGVTHVFVNLGSDHPSIIEAMVKGAREKKGQFPRIITCPNEMVAMSMADGYARLTNKPQAVIVHVDVGTQGLGAAVHNASAGRAPILVFAGISPITQEGELRGSRTEFIHWIQDVPDQKQIVAQYCRYSAELKTGVNVKQMVNRALQFAKSAPQGPVYLCGSREVMEQEIEPYNIQQDEWDPVELGGLPGSAVSKIAEALASAERPLLITGYAGRNPDMPAKLVELANTVKGLRVLDTGGSDMCFPADHPAWLGLRYGNEEAIQTADTIIVLDCDVPWIPTQCKPRSDAKIFHIDVDPLKQVMPLFYIKAQARYRADAMASVDQILAALQSDESLRAKLAGRASEQRWTALQTSYRERIDGIASRARPLDNGEFGTGHLCSKLRELCPEDTIWAVEAVTNTLFVHDNIQPTKPGQWINCGGGGLGWSGGGALGVKLASDHEAKLQGHEHGKFVVQIVGDGSFLFSVPGSVYWIAKRYNIPILTIVLNNKGWNAPRRSLLLVHPDGLGAGATNDDIHIAFNPSPDYAGIAKAAAGGDVFAERVDQAADLVDVLKRAIQAVQNGQTAVVDCKVASGC is encoded by the exons ATGCCGCCATTGCTCCGTGCAACCCCGCGCCAGAGGGCATTCCAGGCTTTTCCTGCAGCCAGGTCTGGGGTGAGCGTTACTCGTCTGGGGTATTGCAGGTTCGCCTCCTCTTCGCAGAAATCAGTCCATGGCACAACAACTTCCAGGAGGACTTGTACCCCTTCCGTCAACAGGCAAAGGTCTGCACTGATCTCATCCTCTCTAAGTTGGAACATACAGCAGAAGTGGTCATCGACGGTAGCCATCGATCCCAAAATGTACACGACATCATTTGCGTTCTTCGAGGCGCTATGGGATGCCGGAGTCACCCATGTGTTTGTCAATCTGGGCTCCGACCATCCGAGCATCATCGAGGCCATGGTCAAGGGTGCCCGTGAGAAGAAGGGCCAGTTTCCTCGGATTATCACGTGTCCCAATGAG ATGGTGGCCATGTCGATGGCTGATGGTTATGCGCGCCTGACCAACAAGCCGCAGGCCGTCATCGTCCACGTCGACGTGGGCACCCAGGGTCTCGGTGCAGCCGTCCACAATGCCAGCGCTGGTCGTGCTCCTATCCTCGTTTTCGCTGGCATCTCGCCCATCACGCAGGAAGGCGAGCTGCGCGGTTCGCGGACCGAGTTCATCCATTGGATTCAAGATGTGCCAGACCAAAAGCAGATTGTCGCTCAGTATTGTCGGTATTCAGCTGAGTTGAAGACGGGAGTAAACGTGAAGCAAATGGTCAACCGGGCGCTGCAGTTTGCCAAATCGGCGCCGCAGGGTCCCGTGTATCTTTGTGGATCGAGAGAGGTGATGGAACAGGAGATTGAGCCGTACAACATCCAGCAAGACGAATGGGATCCAGTTGAGCTAGGCGGGCTACCTGGGTCGGCCGTGAGCAAGATCGCAGAAGCCTTGGCCAGTGCAGAAAGGCCGCTATTGATTACTGGATATGCCGGAAGAAACCCAGATATGCCGGCAAAGTTGGTGGAGCTGGCAAACACTGTCAAAGGTCTTCGAGTGCTGGACACGGGTGGCAGCGACATGTGTTTCCCAGCAGACCATCCGGCATGGCTGGGATTGCGGTACGGCAATGAGGAGGCAATCCAGACCGCCGACACCATCATCGTTCTGGACTGCGACGTTCCCTGGATTCCCACCCAGTGTAAACCACGATCGGACGCCAAGATCTTCCATATCGACGTCGACCCCCTCAAACAAGTGATGCCTCTCTTTTACATCAAGGCGCAGGCACGGTATCGAGCCGACGCCATGGCATCTGTGGATCAGATCCTGGCGGCACTGCAATCAGATGAAAGCCTAAGAGCCAAGTTGGCAGGCCGGGCCAGTGAGCAAAGGTGGACCGCATTGCAAACGTCGTACAGGGAGCGGATTGACGGTATTGCGTCGCGAGCGAGACCTCTTGACAATGGTGAGTTTGGGACCGGTCACCTGTGTTCCAAGTTGCGAGAGTTGTGCCCAGAAGACACAATCTGGGCCGTCGAGgccgtcaccaacaccctATTCGTCCACGACAACATTCAGCCAACAAAACCAGGACAGTGGATCAactgcggtggtggggggttggggtggtctggtggtggtgctcttGGAGTTAAGCTTGCGTCGGACCATGAGGCCAAACTTCAGGGCCACGAGCATGGCAAGTTTGTGGTGCAGATTGTCGGCGATGGGTCGTTTTTGTTCTCGGTTCCCGGCAGCGTGTATTGGATTGCAAAGCGTTACAACATTCCCATTCTGACCATTGTGTTGAACAACAAGG GCTGGAACGCGCCACGCAGGTCGTTATTGTTGGTCCATCCCGACGGCCTGGGCGCTGGTGCGACCAATGACGATATCCACATTGCGTTCAACCCTTCTCCGGACTATGCTGGCATTgccaaagcagcagctggaggGGACGTTTTTGCTGAGAGGGTTGACCAAGCAGCCGACTTGGTGGATGTTCTAAAGAGGGCTATCCAGGCAGTGCAGAATGGGCAAACAGCTGTTGTCGACTGCAAAGTTGCCTCTGGATGCTGA